In a genomic window of Thermus albus:
- the fsa gene encoding fructose-6-phosphate aldolase produces MELYLDTANLEEIREIAAWGVLSGVTTNPTLVAKEYAGRGAKLTEEVLFAHLRTICEVVKGPVSAEVTTLEAEAMVAEGRRLAAIHPQIVVKLPTTEEGLKACKRLAAEGVKVNMTLIFSANQALLAARAGASYVSPFLGRVDDISWDGGELLREIVELIQVQNLPVRVIAASIRHPRHVTEAALLGADIATMPYGVFKQLLKHPLTDIGLKRFMEDWEKVKP; encoded by the coding sequence ATGGAGCTGTACTTGGATACCGCCAACTTGGAGGAGATACGGGAGATCGCTGCTTGGGGAGTGCTCTCCGGGGTGACCACCAACCCCACCCTGGTGGCGAAGGAGTATGCGGGTCGCGGAGCCAAGCTGACGGAGGAGGTTTTGTTCGCCCACCTACGGACCATATGCGAGGTGGTGAAGGGGCCCGTGTCCGCAGAGGTGACCACCTTGGAGGCGGAGGCCATGGTGGCGGAAGGACGGCGGCTTGCGGCCATCCACCCCCAGATTGTGGTCAAGCTGCCCACCACCGAGGAGGGTTTGAAGGCCTGCAAGCGGCTTGCCGCTGAAGGGGTTAAGGTTAATATGACCCTGATCTTTTCCGCAAACCAGGCTCTTCTGGCGGCCCGGGCAGGGGCAAGCTATGTCTCCCCCTTTTTGGGGCGGGTGGACGATATCTCCTGGGATGGGGGAGAGTTGTTGCGGGAGATTGTGGAGCTGATCCAGGTGCAGAACCTGCCGGTGAGGGTCATCGCTGCCTCCATCCGCCACCCCCGTCATGTTACGGAGGCCGCCCTTTTGGGGGCAGACATCGCCACCATGCCCTACGGGGTGTTCAAACAGCTACTCAAGCACCCGCTTACGGACATAGGCCTTAAGCGCTTTATGGAGGATTGGGAGAAGGTCAAGCCATGA
- the rho gene encoding transcription termination factor Rho, whose amino-acid sequence MRRKAEIHQEAPLTYQELATKILPELHLLAQEAGIENYKRMKKDQLIMALLERQTQGEGLQLVKGYLEISPDGYGFITENLYNLESRVAIVSAGLIRQYALRSGDYIVGRVRPPRENERYGTLLKVEAVNDLDPEAAKNRPRFDELIPQFPDRQIKLETTPDELSTRVIDLLAPIGRGQRGLIVAPPKAGKTTLLKKIANAVLKNEPDIRVIVLLIDERPEEVTDFRESVQGAEVIASTFDEPPQNHIRVAEFVHERAKRIVEEGGHVMILLDSITRLARANNLVTPPTGRTLSGGLDSAALYFPKRFLGAARNIRGGGSLTILATALVETGSRMDDVIFEEFKGTGNMELHLSRRLEERRIFPAIDILKSGTRREELLLGEEVVHKMWLLRKVLADMDPAEAMEMLLARLARTKNNKEFLASLAAR is encoded by the coding sequence ATGAGGAGAAAAGCGGAGATCCATCAAGAAGCGCCCCTGACTTACCAGGAACTTGCGACCAAGATCCTGCCAGAGCTTCACCTCCTGGCCCAGGAGGCGGGGATCGAGAACTACAAGCGCATGAAGAAGGACCAGCTCATCATGGCCCTCCTGGAACGGCAGACCCAGGGGGAGGGCTTGCAGCTGGTCAAGGGGTACCTGGAGATCAGCCCGGATGGGTATGGCTTCATCACCGAAAACCTGTACAACCTGGAATCCAGGGTCGCCATCGTGTCCGCCGGGCTCATTCGCCAGTATGCGTTAAGAAGCGGGGACTACATCGTGGGCCGGGTACGGCCGCCCCGGGAGAACGAGCGCTACGGCACCCTCCTTAAGGTGGAGGCGGTGAACGACCTGGACCCCGAAGCGGCCAAGAACCGGCCCCGCTTTGACGAGCTCATCCCCCAGTTCCCCGACCGGCAGATCAAGCTGGAAACCACCCCCGACGAGCTCTCCACCCGGGTCATAGACCTTCTTGCCCCCATTGGTCGGGGCCAGCGGGGGCTGATTGTGGCCCCGCCCAAAGCGGGTAAGACCACCCTCCTTAAGAAGATTGCCAACGCCGTCTTGAAGAACGAGCCCGACATCAGGGTGATCGTGCTCCTCATTGACGAGCGGCCGGAGGAGGTCACGGACTTCCGGGAAAGCGTCCAGGGGGCCGAGGTCATCGCCAGCACCTTTGACGAGCCGCCCCAGAACCACATCCGGGTGGCGGAGTTCGTGCACGAAAGGGCCAAGCGCATCGTGGAGGAAGGGGGGCACGTGATGATCCTTCTGGATTCCATCACCCGCCTAGCCCGGGCCAACAACCTGGTGACCCCGCCCACGGGCCGCACCCTTTCCGGCGGTTTGGACTCCGCGGCCCTCTACTTCCCCAAGCGTTTCCTGGGGGCAGCCCGCAACATCCGGGGCGGGGGTAGCCTCACCATCCTGGCCACCGCCTTGGTGGAGACGGGAAGCCGCATGGACGACGTCATCTTTGAGGAGTTCAAGGGGACGGGGAACATGGAGCTCCACCTTTCCCGTCGCCTCGAGGAGCGCCGCATCTTCCCGGCCATAGACATCCTGAAGTCCGGTACCCGTCGGGAGGAGCTCCTGTTGGGTGAGGAGGTGGTCCACAAGATGTGGCTTTTGCGCAAGGTCTTGGCGGACATGGATCCGGCGGAGGCCATGGAGATGCTCCTCGCCCGCTTGGCGCGCACCAAGAACAACAAGGAGTTTCTGGCTTCTTTGGCTGCCCGCTAG
- a CDS encoding M23 family metallopeptidase, giving the protein MRGIWGSLWLLVSSLAFAKLPVLSPLPLPENTVEVGRAAKKGWVLYVVKPGDTLAGIAARYEVDPKHIMWSTGLQSDRLQPGQRILIPLTAEKERPPRIPPGVETYRVRPGDTLQSVASRFGISILELVSANPSLESLDRLVAGGVLYVPKKAKGLLVALPEGETLVDLAARFGLSPVQVARANGVENPTELRPGDLVLLPGIQAKTTYQRLLAKQEEERKARLEAERRRQEELRRLAEERRRQQALVQRQTRQVQQAQTQQPQVRRVSYQEGGMRWPLSGFRITTYFGQRGAFQRYHTGIDLAAPHGTPIVAAKAGQVEVAGWSSMGYGFHVVLDHGGGVETLYAHMSRIAVRPGQWVEAGQVIGYVGSTGWSTGPHLHFEVRVGGVARNPLAYLP; this is encoded by the coding sequence TTGCGGGGAATATGGGGAAGTTTATGGCTTTTGGTTTCCTCTTTGGCCTTCGCTAAGCTGCCTGTTCTTAGCCCCCTTCCCCTTCCCGAGAACACGGTGGAGGTGGGCCGGGCGGCCAAAAAGGGGTGGGTTCTCTACGTGGTCAAGCCTGGGGATACGTTGGCAGGGATCGCGGCCCGCTATGAGGTAGACCCCAAGCACATCATGTGGTCCACCGGCTTGCAAAGCGACCGCTTGCAACCTGGGCAGCGGATTCTTATCCCGCTGACGGCCGAAAAGGAACGTCCTCCCCGTATACCTCCTGGAGTGGAGACCTACCGCGTTCGCCCGGGAGATACCCTGCAAAGCGTGGCTAGCCGGTTTGGAATATCTATCCTGGAACTGGTTTCCGCCAATCCCTCTTTGGAGAGCTTGGATCGCTTGGTGGCAGGTGGTGTCTTGTACGTTCCTAAAAAAGCCAAGGGCTTGCTGGTGGCCTTGCCCGAGGGGGAAACCTTGGTGGACCTGGCGGCCCGCTTTGGCCTTTCTCCGGTGCAGGTGGCCCGAGCCAATGGGGTGGAGAACCCCACGGAGCTTCGCCCTGGCGATTTGGTACTCCTGCCCGGTATCCAGGCCAAGACCACCTACCAGCGCCTTTTGGCCAAGCAGGAGGAGGAGCGCAAGGCTCGCCTCGAGGCGGAACGCCGCCGCCAGGAGGAGCTTAGGCGCCTAGCGGAGGAGAGGCGCAGGCAGCAAGCCTTGGTCCAGCGGCAGACCCGGCAGGTGCAGCAGGCCCAGACCCAACAGCCCCAGGTACGCCGGGTGAGCTACCAGGAAGGGGGTATGCGCTGGCCCCTTTCGGGGTTCCGCATCACCACCTACTTTGGCCAGCGGGGGGCTTTCCAGCGCTACCACACGGGGATTGATCTGGCAGCGCCCCATGGTACCCCCATCGTGGCCGCCAAGGCGGGCCAGGTTGAGGTGGCGGGTTGGAGCTCCATGGGCTATGGTTTCCACGTGGTGCTGGACCATGGAGGGGGGGTGGAAACCCTGTACGCCCACATGTCCCGCATTGCGGTGCGGCCTGGCCAGTGGGTGGAGGCCGGGCAGGTAATCGGCTACGTGGGCTCCACGGGATGGTCCACGGGTCCCCACCTGCACTTTGAGGTACGGGTGGGCGGGGTGGCCCGTAACCCCTTGGCCTACCTCCCTTAG
- the pdxS gene encoding pyridoxal 5'-phosphate synthase lyase subunit PdxS: MEKGTFQIKTGFAEMFKGGVIMDVTTPEQAMIAEEAGAVAVMALERVPADIRAQGGVARMSDPKVIKEIMAAVSIPVMAKVRIGHFVEAMILEAIGVDFIDESEVLTPADEEHHIDKWRFKVPFVNGARDLGEALRRIAEGAAMIRTKGEAGTGNVVEAVRHARTMWKQIRYVQSLREDELVAYAKEIGAPLELVRWVHEHGRLPVVNFAAGGIATPADAALMMHLGMDGVFVGSGIFKSGDPRKRARAIVRAVTHFNDPEVLAEVSEDLGEPMVGINLDQLKEEERLAKRGW; the protein is encoded by the coding sequence ATGGAGAAGGGAACCTTCCAGATCAAGACCGGCTTCGCCGAGATGTTCAAGGGCGGGGTGATCATGGACGTGACCACCCCCGAGCAGGCGATGATCGCCGAGGAGGCAGGGGCGGTGGCGGTGATGGCCCTGGAGAGGGTGCCCGCCGACATCCGGGCCCAGGGGGGGGTGGCCCGCATGTCCGACCCCAAGGTGATCAAGGAGATCATGGCCGCGGTTTCCATTCCCGTGATGGCCAAGGTGCGCATTGGCCACTTCGTGGAGGCCATGATCCTCGAGGCCATCGGGGTGGACTTCATTGACGAGTCCGAAGTCCTTACCCCCGCGGACGAGGAGCACCACATTGACAAGTGGAGGTTCAAGGTGCCCTTTGTGAACGGGGCCCGGGACCTGGGGGAGGCCTTAAGGCGGATCGCCGAGGGGGCGGCCATGATCCGCACCAAGGGGGAGGCGGGCACCGGCAACGTGGTGGAGGCGGTGCGCCACGCCCGCACCATGTGGAAACAGATCCGCTATGTCCAATCCCTGAGGGAGGACGAGCTGGTGGCCTATGCCAAGGAGATCGGGGCTCCCTTGGAGCTGGTTCGCTGGGTCCATGAGCATGGCCGCCTCCCGGTGGTGAACTTTGCCGCTGGCGGCATCGCCACCCCCGCCGACGCCGCCTTGATGATGCACCTGGGGATGGATGGGGTTTTCGTGGGTAGCGGCATCTTCAAGTCCGGTGATCCCAGGAAGCGGGCCCGGGCCATCGTGCGGGCGGTGACCCACTTTAACGACCCCGAGGTGTTGGCCGAGGTTTCCGAGGACCTGGGTGAGCCCATGGTGGGCATCAACCTAGACCAGCTTAAGGAGGAGGAGCGCTTGGCCAAGCGGGGCTGGTGA
- a CDS encoding ArsR/SmtB family transcription factor, whose product MAKAVCGVYEIHPERVAKARVGLPQEGVLKEAALLLKALADPTRMRLLLALRAAGELCVCDLALLAGVSVSAVSHQLRLLRQARLVAFRREGKQVYYRLADEHVERLLDGALEHAAENT is encoded by the coding sequence ATGGCCAAGGCGGTCTGCGGGGTTTACGAGATCCACCCCGAGCGGGTGGCCAAGGCCCGTGTCGGCTTGCCGCAGGAGGGGGTGCTTAAGGAAGCTGCTCTCCTCCTCAAGGCCTTGGCCGATCCCACCCGGATGCGCCTTCTCTTGGCCTTGAGGGCGGCGGGGGAGCTTTGCGTGTGCGACCTAGCCCTTTTGGCCGGGGTTTCGGTTTCTGCGGTAAGCCACCAGCTCAGGCTCCTGCGCCAGGCTAGGCTGGTGGCCTTCCGCCGGGAGGGAAAGCAGGTCTATTACCGCCTGGCGGACGAGCATGTGGAGCGGCTTCTGGATGGGGCTCTGGAGCACGCGGCAGAGAACACTTGA
- a CDS encoding heavy metal translocating P-type ATPase, with the protein MEAPRVRVFQVEGMDCADCALKVEKALSRVPGVVRAEVSFASGKAYLHLEVPQAEKEAEMAVAALGYRLVPTQVSEIGGQKESGAWTPRLPGPWAWALASGGLLLGAFLSSRFVPSLATWAYALAALVGVFPLARRAAALFRQNPFSMQALVTVATLGALFIGAEAEAGLVVFLFLVGEVLEAYSVAQARKALFALGELLPQRAYRLKEGGLEEVPLSALEVGDLVRVPPGERVPADGVVLAGEGAVEEAAFTGEPLPQLKGTGDRVYGGSLLVEGSLVLRVERLPREGFLAQMERMAEEALAKKSQVERVVDAFSRRYTPAVLFLAGVVAFILPLFQGDFLGHVYKALALLLIACPCALVVSVPAAIAAGVARGARSGVLFKTGAALERLGRVTFVALDKTGTLTLGRPKLVEVVPFGVSREEALALAKAVAEGSGHPLARAVREAEGVALPGEGHRTQPGLGAFARIGGQEVGLVRPEVADLPEGLRRQVEAWEGYSLSLLLREGEPLALLVFQDEPRPEAREAIKGLRSLGLKPFLLTGDREASALASVAELGLSVHEVKAGLSPVDKLRLVEELSERGGVAMVGDGVNDTPALARATVGLAVLEGTEAALRAADVGLLSLTALPRATRLSRKTLGVVGQNIALALGFKGLVLITTLLGYTGLWAAVLADNGALVLVTVNSLRLLWSRV; encoded by the coding sequence ATGGAGGCCCCCAGGGTTCGCGTGTTCCAGGTGGAAGGGATGGACTGCGCCGACTGCGCCTTGAAGGTGGAGAAGGCCCTTTCCCGGGTTCCCGGGGTGGTGCGGGCTGAGGTGAGCTTTGCCAGTGGGAAGGCCTATCTCCACCTCGAGGTTCCCCAGGCGGAGAAGGAAGCCGAGATGGCGGTGGCCGCCTTGGGTTACCGCCTGGTTCCAACCCAGGTGTCGGAAATCGGGGGACAAAAGGAAAGTGGGGCATGGACCCCCCGCCTTCCCGGGCCTTGGGCATGGGCCTTGGCTTCGGGAGGGCTTCTCCTTGGAGCCTTTTTGAGTTCCCGTTTTGTACCGTCCTTGGCCACCTGGGCCTACGCTTTGGCCGCCTTGGTGGGGGTGTTCCCCTTGGCCCGTCGGGCGGCAGCCCTATTCCGGCAAAACCCCTTCAGCATGCAGGCCTTGGTCACGGTGGCCACCTTGGGGGCTCTGTTCATCGGCGCCGAGGCGGAGGCCGGCTTGGTGGTCTTCCTCTTTCTGGTGGGGGAGGTGCTGGAGGCCTACTCCGTGGCCCAGGCCAGAAAGGCCCTTTTTGCTTTGGGAGAGCTTCTTCCCCAGAGGGCCTACCGCTTGAAGGAGGGCGGGTTGGAGGAGGTGCCCCTGAGCGCCCTTGAGGTGGGGGACCTGGTGCGCGTGCCCCCGGGGGAACGGGTCCCCGCCGACGGGGTGGTGCTGGCGGGAGAAGGGGCTGTGGAGGAGGCGGCTTTTACGGGGGAACCCTTGCCTCAGCTTAAGGGGACAGGGGACCGGGTCTATGGGGGTAGCCTCCTGGTGGAGGGAAGCCTGGTCCTAAGGGTGGAGCGCCTGCCCAGGGAAGGTTTCCTGGCCCAGATGGAGCGCATGGCCGAGGAGGCCTTGGCGAAGAAGAGCCAGGTGGAGCGGGTGGTGGACGCCTTCAGCCGTCGTTATACGCCAGCGGTGCTTTTCTTGGCCGGTGTGGTGGCCTTCATCCTGCCCCTTTTCCAGGGGGATTTCCTAGGACATGTGTACAAGGCCTTGGCCCTCCTCCTCATCGCCTGTCCCTGTGCCTTGGTGGTTTCCGTGCCGGCGGCGATCGCCGCCGGGGTGGCCCGGGGGGCCCGGAGCGGGGTTCTCTTCAAGACGGGGGCCGCCTTGGAACGGTTGGGCAGGGTAACCTTTGTGGCCCTGGACAAGACGGGTACCCTGACCCTCGGGCGGCCCAAGCTGGTGGAGGTGGTTCCCTTTGGGGTCTCCCGGGAGGAGGCCTTGGCCCTGGCCAAGGCGGTGGCCGAAGGCTCAGGGCATCCCCTGGCCCGAGCGGTGCGGGAGGCGGAGGGTGTGGCCTTACCCGGTGAGGGGCATCGCACGCAACCTGGCCTGGGGGCCTTTGCCCGGATTGGGGGGCAGGAGGTGGGCTTGGTACGCCCCGAGGTGGCGGACCTTCCCGAGGGCCTAAGGCGGCAGGTGGAGGCTTGGGAGGGGTATAGCCTGTCCCTTTTGCTGCGGGAAGGTGAGCCCTTGGCCCTCCTGGTTTTCCAGGATGAACCCCGGCCCGAGGCTAGGGAGGCCATAAAGGGCCTTCGCTCTTTGGGGCTTAAGCCTTTCCTTTTGACCGGGGACCGAGAGGCCTCGGCTTTGGCCTCGGTTGCCGAGTTGGGGCTTTCGGTCCACGAGGTGAAGGCCGGCCTTTCCCCCGTGGACAAACTCCGGTTGGTGGAGGAACTGTCGGAAAGGGGTGGGGTGGCCATGGTGGGGGATGGGGTGAACGATACCCCTGCTTTGGCCCGGGCCACGGTGGGGCTGGCGGTGCTGGAGGGAACGGAGGCTGCTTTGAGGGCTGCTGATGTGGGGCTTCTTTCCCTCACGGCCCTGCCCAGGGCCACACGCCTAAGCCGCAAGACCTTGGGGGTGGTGGGGCAGAACATCGCTTTGGCGCTGGGCTTCAAGGGGTTGGTGCTCATCACTACCCTGTTGGGGTATACAGGGCTTTGGGCTGCAGTGTTGGCAGACAACGGGGCCTTAGTGTTGGTGACGGTGAACAGTTTGCGCCTCCTGTGGAGCCGGGTATAG